The Candidatus Zixiibacteriota bacterium genome has a window encoding:
- a CDS encoding exosortase/archaeosortase family protein, whose translation MTIDRNAILSHIVRHKFPYALLALSTALSFHVWVDLGLDWWHDDNYSHGFLVLPISVYLLYRCRRELHWPAEPSRWGIVLVLVGSGGLVLGIAASEFFVTRMSLILQITGIGLAYLGRDNFRRAWFAFFFLLFMVPVPAVIYYQATLPMQLLSTKLTTFLLQLLGMPAVRQGNIIHLPGYSLEVIEACSGLRSLVTLLALGSLYSWHYMSGRFRPVLLTLAMIPIAMTANVFRIMVTAIGAYAISREMAETFLHEVSGMLVFLSALVMLLILGAFLKWTEKRFS comes from the coding sequence ATGACCATCGACCGGAATGCCATATTAAGCCATATCGTCAGGCATAAGTTCCCGTACGCTCTGCTGGCCCTGTCGACAGCACTGAGTTTCCACGTTTGGGTTGACCTGGGGCTGGACTGGTGGCATGACGATAACTACTCCCACGGCTTTCTGGTGTTGCCGATATCGGTTTACCTGCTCTATCGCTGCCGCCGTGAGCTTCATTGGCCCGCAGAACCGAGCCGATGGGGAATCGTTCTCGTGCTGGTCGGAAGCGGGGGGCTCGTGCTGGGTATCGCCGCGAGCGAGTTCTTCGTGACTCGGATGTCGCTGATTTTGCAGATCACCGGCATCGGCCTTGCCTATCTTGGCCGGGATAACTTTCGTCGCGCCTGGTTCGCCTTCTTCTTTCTCCTCTTCATGGTGCCGGTGCCGGCGGTCATTTACTACCAGGCCACACTGCCGATGCAGCTTCTCTCCACCAAGCTGACTACTTTTCTGCTGCAACTGCTTGGTATGCCGGCTGTCCGGCAGGGGAATATCATCCATCTGCCGGGGTATTCGCTCGAGGTGATAGAGGCCTGCAGCGGCCTTCGCAGCCTGGTGACGTTGCTGGCGCTCGGTTCGCTCTATTCGTGGCACTACATGTCGGGGCGGTTCAGACCTGTGCTTCTGACCTTGGCAATGATCCCGATTGCGATGACCGCAAACGTGTTTAGAATCATGGTAACGGCGATCGGCGCGTACGCGATCAGCAGAGAAATGGCCGAGACTTTCCTGCACGAAGTCTCGGGGATGCTGGTGTTCCTGTCCGCGCTGGTC